The following coding sequences lie in one Meles meles chromosome X, mMelMel3.1 paternal haplotype, whole genome shotgun sequence genomic window:
- the LOC123934782 gene encoding basic proline-rich protein-like — translation MEATYLPVPPPPPAPGGRLPATWTRPPSPTPAPLARPRRRSPCAPPPRPHTGQARGRRGLLNPDRTTAQAGDVQGEPGGRERGREPLLPPGPRGALRATRDPRNRPGPCTESGSPFAPHNGRVRGTRLSPSSPPAASGNPGTCARPRHTPSGPARRRSAQTPPRLGAPRRVPGHLLQVRGRPRVHLSGAHRRRTARSLLGTPSPPRAIPRRARLTAAAVVAAVLGLPWLVGATPAAAAQQPPPSARATAASYKDTIRLGLGSILLQHDSS, via the exons ATGGAGGCCACCTACCTACCTGTCCCTCCGCCGCCGCCGGCTCCGGGTGGCCGCCTGCCAGCCACGTGGACGCGCCCCCCGAGCCCCACACCGGCCCCACTCGCGCGCCCCCGCCGCCGCTCCCCGTGCGCGCCCCCGCCGCGCCCACACACTGGGCAGGCCCGCGGCCGCCGGGGCCTTTTAAACCCGGACCGTACCACCGCGCAGGCCGGGGACGTCCAGGGAGAGCCGGGCGGCCGGGAGCGCGGGCGGGAGCCGCTCCTGCCCCCGGGGCCGCGGGGAGCCCTGCGCGCCACCCGGGACCCCAGGAACCGCCCGGGTCCCTGCACAGAGAGCGGATCCCCCTTCGCCCCGCACAATGGCCGCGTCCGCGGAACacgcctctccccctcctccccgcccgcCGCCTCCGGCAACCCTGGGACCTGTGCGCGCCCGCGCCACACCCCCTCGGGCCCCGCGCGCCGCCGAAGCGCACAGACCCCGCCCCGCCTGGGCGCCCCGAGGCGCGTCCCGGGCCACCTGCTGCAGGTGCGCGGCCGCCCCCGTGTCCACCTGTCAGGCGCGCACCGGCGGAGGACGGCGCGATCCTTGCTCGGGACACCGTCGCCCCCGAGGGCCATACCCCGGAGGGCGCGGCTAACAGCAG CGGCTGTGGTTGCCGCCGTCCTGGGCCTGCCCTGGCTGGTGGGCGCCACTCCTGCCGCCGCCGCCCAGCAGCCTCCTCCCTCCGCACGGGCCACTGCTGCCTCCTACAAGGACACCATTCGTCTTGGATTAGGGTCCATTCTCCTCCAGCATGACTCATCTTGA
- the FAM50A gene encoding protein FAM50A translates to MAQYKGAASEAGRAMHLMKKREKQREQMEQMKQRIAEENIMKSNIDKKFSAHYDAVEAELKSSTVGLVTLNDMKAKQEALVKEREKQLAKKEQSKELQLKLEKLREKERKKEAKRKISSLSFTLEEEEEAGDEEEEVAAYEEELEREEVPTKKRKLGKNPDVDTSFLPDRDREEEENRLREELRQEWEAKQEKIKSEEIEITFSYWDGSGHRRTVKMKKGNTMQQFLQKALEILRKDFSELRSAGVEQLMYIKEDLIIPHHHSFYDFIVTKARGKSGPLFNFDVHDDVRLLSDATVEKDESHAGKVVLRSWYEKNKHIFPASRWEPYDPEKKWDKYTIR, encoded by the exons atggCTCAATACAAGGGCGCCGCGAGCGAAGCGGGCCGCGCCATGCACCTGatgaaaaagagggagaagcagcgcGAGCAGATGGAGCAGATGAAGCAGCGGATCGCGGAG GAGAACATCATGAAATCGAACATCGACAAGAAGTTCTCTGCGCACTACGACGCCGTGGAGGCGGAGCTCAAGTCTAGCACCGTGG GTCTCGTGACCCTGAATGACATGAAGGCCAAGCAGGAGGCCCtggtgaaggagagggagaagcagctggcGAAGAAAGAGCAGTCGAAGGAGCTGCAGCT GAAGCTGGAGAAGCTGCGAGAGAAGGAGCGCAAGAAGGAGGCCAAGCGCAAGATCTCCAGCCTGTCCTTCAccctggaggaagaggaggaggcaggggatgaggaggaggaggtggctgCGTACgaggaggagctggagagggaag AGGTCCCCACAAAGAAGAGGAAACTGGGGAAGAACCCCGATGTGGACACCAGCTTCCTGCCTGACCGAGACCGCGAG GAAGAGGAGAACCGGCTCCGGGAAGAGCTGCGGCAGGAGTGGGAGGCCAAGCAGGAAAAGATCAAGA GTGAGGAGATCGAAATCACCTTCAGTTACTGGGACGGCTCTGGGCACCGGCGGACGGTGAAG ATGAAAAAGGGCAACACGATGCAGCAGTTTCTGCAGAAGGCACTCGAGATCCTGCGCAAAGACTTCAGCGAGCTCAG GTCGGCGGGGGTGGAGCAGCTCATGTACATCAAGGAGGACTTGATCATACCCCAC CACCACAGCTTCTACGACTTCATTGTCACCAAGGCGCGAGGGAAGAGCG GGCCGCTCTTTAACTTTGACGTTCACGATGACGTGCGGCTGCTCAGTGACGCCACCGTGGAGAAGGATGAG TCCCACGCAGGCAAGGTGGTGCTGCGGAGCTGGTACGAGAAGAACAAGCACATTTTCCCCGCCAGTCGCTGGGAGCCCTACGACCCTGAGAAGAAGTGGGACAAGTACACG ATCCGGTGA